The genomic region CGCCGCCAAGCAGACCAGCCAGCCCGCCATGACGCCGTGCTCGGCCGCGAAGGGGGCCAGCGCCACCGGGAAAAGCGCTCCAACCATCCCGCGCAGAGTATGGGTAGAAGCCAGCAGGGCCCCCAATAAAGCAAAGAAGGCAACCAGCGGATGAATCAGAGCGCTTGGATAAATCACCGCCTGCAAGCTGAACGGGAACAGAAGAAACCAAAACGCCGCCAGGAGCGCAGTCCATTGCGATCCGGATCCGGAGATGCGCCGATACAGGAGGCCCACCAGAGCGGCGTTGAAAATGTGCAGCGCCAATCCCAATCCCCGAAGGGCGAGGACAGCACCCTTCCCCCATAACAGGTCCGCCGCCTTCCAGAGCGTGAGGCCGAGGGATCGGTAGTAACCCACCGGCCAGCGAAGAGAGGTCCAGATCTCAGCCCATCGGGCATCCCGCGCCGCTTGCAGGACAACCGGATCATCGAACAAATAGGGGAGAGACAGGAAAGGTCCGAAGAGCCCCCACCCCAACCCACCCAGAAGCAATAGGGTAGCGAGCCGGAGCCCCAGAGAACGCACTCGATGACTCTCTTGACGGACCGTGTTCACCTCTCATTCCTCTCCGGCAGATCCCTCGCCCTCCTCCTCCCCTCCCTCGCCTTCGCCGGCCAGTTCGGGCATCGCCTTCTCGATCTCCTCCGGCGTCTGGCCGGCCTCCAGGCGCTCGATGACCTCCTCGAACTCCGGGCCCAGATCGCCCAGCTCCTCCCCCAGCTCCTGCGTCATCCGCCGCATCCAGCGGCCGATGGAGCGAGGATCCTTCTCGTCCACATCCCCGATCCAGTCCGCGTCCGCCAAAGACTCCAGCCGCGCCTCCTCCGAGCGAAGCACCCGAACCCGGGAGATCAGACGGACCAGATCGGAGCTCCCACAGTAGGTGCAGGTGACCTGGCTGTGGTCGACCTCCGAAAAAGTGCGGAAGAAAGCCGTGACCCGACGCCGACACCGACGGCAGCGATACTCATAAATCGGCATGCGGAACCCTCCCCA from Thermoflexus hugenholtzii JAD2 harbors:
- a CDS encoding FmdB family zinc ribbon protein; translation: MPIYEYRCRRCRRRVTAFFRTFSEVDHSQVTCTYCGSSDLVRLISRVRVLRSEEARLESLADADWIGDVDEKDPRSIGRWMRRMTQELGEELGDLGPEFEEVIERLEAGQTPEEIEKAMPELAGEGEGGEEEGEGSAGEE